From Pantoea sp. Ep11b, the proteins below share one genomic window:
- the cra gene encoding catabolite repressor/activator: MKLDEIARLAGVSRTTASYVINGKARQYRVSDKTVEKVMAVVREHNYHPNAVAAGLRAGRTRSIGLVIPDLENTSYTRIANYLERQARQRGYQLLIACSEDQPDNEMRCIEHLLQRQVDAIIVSTSLPPEHPFYQRWINDPLPIIALDRALDREHFTSVVGADQDDAQTLAAELRQLDVKNVLFLGALPELSVSFLREMGFRDAWKGDSRPIDYIYCNSFERTAAAALFERYLEDHPMPEALFTTSFGLLQGVMDVTLKRDGRLPTELAIATFGDHELLDFLECPVLAVGQRHRDVAERVLELVLASLDEPRKPKPGLTRIRRNLYRRGQLSRRVK, from the coding sequence GTGAAGCTGGATGAAATCGCGCGTTTAGCAGGCGTATCGCGCACCACGGCCAGTTATGTCATCAATGGCAAAGCGCGGCAGTATCGTGTCAGCGACAAAACCGTTGAGAAAGTGATGGCGGTGGTTCGTGAGCATAATTATCACCCTAATGCGGTGGCCGCCGGGCTGCGCGCCGGGCGCACGCGCTCGATTGGATTAGTGATTCCCGATCTGGAAAACACCAGTTACACCCGTATTGCCAACTATCTTGAGCGGCAGGCGCGCCAGCGCGGCTACCAGCTGCTGATCGCCTGTTCAGAAGATCAGCCCGATAACGAGATGCGCTGCATCGAGCATCTGCTCCAGCGGCAGGTCGATGCGATCATCGTCTCAACCTCGTTACCGCCGGAACACCCTTTCTATCAGCGCTGGATCAACGATCCGCTGCCGATCATCGCGTTAGACCGGGCGCTGGATCGTGAGCACTTCACCAGCGTCGTCGGTGCCGACCAGGACGATGCGCAGACGCTGGCCGCTGAATTGCGTCAGCTGGATGTCAAAAATGTACTTTTCCTGGGGGCGCTACCTGAGCTCTCCGTGAGTTTCCTGCGCGAAATGGGCTTCCGTGACGCCTGGAAAGGCGATTCCCGCCCGATAGACTACATCTACTGCAACAGTTTTGAGCGGACCGCCGCCGCCGCGCTGTTTGAACGTTATCTTGAAGATCACCCGATGCCGGAGGCGCTGTTTACCACCTCCTTTGGTCTGCTGCAGGGGGTGATGGATGTGACGCTGAAACGAGACGGGCGCCTGCCGACCGAGCTGGCGATTGCCACCTTTGGCGACCACGAACTGCTCGATTTTCTTGAGTGTCCGGTGCTGGCCGTCGGGCAGCGTCATCGCGATGTGGCAGAGCGCGTGCTGGAATTAGTTTTAGCCTCGCTGGATGAGCCCAGAAAACCGAAACCGGGTTTAACCCGCATCCGGCGTAATTTATACCGGCGCGGACAATTAAGCCGAAGAGTGAAATGA
- the mraZ gene encoding division/cell wall cluster transcriptional repressor MraZ, translated as MFRGATLVNLDSKGRLAVPTRYRDLLIGESQGQMVCTIDLHQPCLLLYTLPEWEIIEKKLARLSSMNPLERRVQRLLLGHASECQMDSAGRLLLANTLRQHAKLTKEVMLVGQFNKFELWDEQTWYQQVRDDIDAEQSAQEPLSERLQDLSL; from the coding sequence ATGTTCCGCGGAGCAACGTTAGTCAATCTCGACAGCAAAGGGCGGCTCGCCGTACCGACGCGCTATCGCGATTTGCTGATCGGGGAGTCTCAGGGGCAGATGGTCTGTACCATCGACCTCCACCAGCCATGCCTGTTGCTTTATACCCTGCCCGAATGGGAAATCATTGAAAAAAAGCTGGCACGCCTTTCCAGTATGAATCCACTTGAGCGTCGTGTGCAGCGTTTGCTGCTGGGCCATGCCAGTGAATGTCAGATGGACAGCGCGGGCCGCCTGCTGCTGGCGAACACGCTTCGGCAGCATGCAAAATTAACCAAAGAAGTGATGCTGGTTGGACAGTTCAACAAGTTTGAGCTGTGGGATGAACAGACCTGGTATCAACAAGTCAGGGACGATATTGACGCAGAACAGTCGGCTCAGGAGCCTTTATCTGAGCGGTTGCAGGACTTGTCGCTATAG
- the rsmH gene encoding 16S rRNA (cytosine(1402)-N(4))-methyltransferase RsmH produces MQENFKHTTVLLDEAVNGLNIREDGIYIDGTFGRGGHSRLILSQLGEKGRLIAIDRDPQAIAAAADITDPRFSIIHGPFSALAEYVTERDLVGKIDGILLDLGVSSPQLDDAERGFSFMRDGPLDMRMDPSRGQSAAEWLLNAEEADIAFVLKTYGEERFAKRIARAIVERNREQPMTRTRELAEVIAVATPVKDKFKHPATRSFQAIRIWINSELEEIDTALKGAVEVLAPQGRLSVISFHSLEDRLVKRFMRDQSRGPQVPAGLPMTEHQLRALGGRELKLLGKMSPGDAEVAENPRARSSVLRIAEKTDA; encoded by the coding sequence ATGCAGGAAAATTTCAAACATACCACCGTACTGTTGGACGAGGCGGTTAACGGCCTCAATATCAGGGAAGACGGTATTTACATCGACGGCACCTTTGGTCGCGGTGGTCATTCACGCCTGATTCTTTCTCAGCTGGGAGAGAAGGGCAGGCTGATCGCTATCGATCGGGACCCGCAGGCGATTGCTGCCGCTGCCGACATCACTGACCCGCGCTTTTCCATTATTCATGGTCCTTTTTCCGCCCTCGCAGAGTATGTGACAGAACGGGATCTGGTCGGGAAAATTGATGGCATCCTGCTGGATCTGGGCGTCTCCTCGCCGCAGCTGGATGATGCGGAACGCGGCTTCTCCTTTATGCGTGACGGGCCGCTGGATATGCGCATGGACCCTTCCCGGGGTCAGTCTGCCGCAGAGTGGCTGCTGAATGCGGAAGAGGCTGACATCGCCTTCGTCCTGAAAACCTACGGTGAAGAGCGATTCGCTAAGCGCATCGCCCGGGCTATCGTCGAACGCAATCGCGAACAGCCGATGACCCGCACCCGGGAACTGGCTGAAGTTATTGCCGTCGCCACACCGGTAAAAGATAAGTTCAAGCATCCGGCCACGCGCAGCTTCCAGGCCATTCGTATCTGGATTAACAGTGAGCTGGAAGAGATCGACACTGCCCTGAAAGGTGCGGTTGAGGTACTGGCTCCGCAGGGGCGTCTCTCGGTGATCAGCTTCCATTCCCTGGAAGATCGGCTGGTTAAACGCTTTATGCGCGACCAGAGTCGCGGGCCGCAGGTGCCTGCCGGGCTGCCGATGACCGAACATCAGCTGCGCGCCCTGGGTGGCCGGGAACTGAAACTGCTCGGCAAAATGTCGCCGGGTGATGCAGAAGTTGCCGAAAACCCACGCGCCCGCAGCTCGGTATTACGTATCGCGGAGAAAACCGACGCATGA
- the ftsL gene encoding cell division protein FtsL, translating to MIGNERHSLPAVIGGDLLRKGKIPVLLLIAVVVSAVLVVTTTHKTRLLTAQREQLVLERDALDIEWRNLILEENALGDHSRVERIATEKLQLQHVDPSQENIVVQK from the coding sequence ATGATCGGTAACGAGCGTCACAGTCTGCCCGCCGTCATCGGCGGGGATCTGCTGCGAAAGGGCAAGATTCCGGTGCTGTTGCTGATCGCCGTAGTGGTGTCGGCTGTGCTGGTGGTGACCACTACCCACAAAACACGCCTGCTTACCGCACAGCGTGAGCAGCTGGTCCTGGAGCGTGACGCGCTGGACATTGAGTGGCGCAACCTGATTCTGGAAGAGAATGCCCTGGGCGACCACAGTCGTGTCGAACGCATTGCCACCGAGAAGCTGCAACTGCAGCACGTTGATCCTTCACAAGAAAATATCGTGGTGCAGAAATAA
- a CDS encoding peptidoglycan glycosyltransferase FtsI has translation MSGTGRTLKLKKPEDKASFVSWRFALLCGCILLALGGLLSRVAWLQVINPGKLVKEGDLRSLRVQAVPTSRGMISDRAGRPLAVSVPVNAIWADPKELHAGGGVTLDSRWKALSDALSIPLDQLAARVNANPKGRFVYLARQVNPAIGDYVKKLKLPGIHLREESRRYYPAGQVTSHLIGFTNIDGQGIEGIEKSFDKWLTGAPGERTVRKDRYGRVIEDISSVDSRAAHNLTLSIDERLQALVYRELNNAVAFNKAESGTAVLVDVNTGEVLAMANSPAYNPNNLSNTPKDLMRNRAITDIFEPGSTVKPMVVMTALQRGVVRENSVLNTVPYRVNGHEIKDVARYNELTLTGVLQKSSNVGVSRLALAMPSSALVETYARFGLGKPTNLGLVGESSGLYPKKQRWSDIERATFSFGYGLMVTPLQLARVYATIGSYGINRPLSITKVDPPVAGQRVFDESLVKTVMHMMESVALPGGGGVKAAIKGYRIAIKTGTAKKVGPDGRYVNKYIAYTAGVAPASHPRFALVVVINDPQAGKYYGGAVSAPVFGAIMGGVLRTMNIEPDALPTNDKNELVTNRSEETSDRS, from the coding sequence ATGAGCGGTACAGGCAGAACGCTGAAGTTAAAGAAACCGGAAGATAAGGCCAGCTTTGTAAGCTGGCGTTTTGCGTTGCTGTGCGGCTGTATTTTGCTGGCGCTGGGAGGCCTGCTGTCGCGGGTGGCCTGGCTGCAGGTGATTAATCCGGGCAAGCTGGTTAAAGAGGGCGATCTGCGCTCACTGCGCGTTCAGGCGGTGCCGACGTCGCGCGGGATGATCAGCGACCGCGCCGGACGCCCGCTGGCGGTGAGTGTGCCGGTGAATGCGATCTGGGCCGATCCCAAAGAGCTGCACGCCGGGGGCGGCGTGACGCTGGACAGCCGCTGGAAGGCGCTCTCCGATGCGCTCTCGATTCCGCTCGATCAGCTGGCAGCCCGCGTTAATGCCAATCCCAAAGGCCGCTTTGTCTATCTGGCGCGCCAGGTCAATCCGGCCATCGGCGACTACGTCAAAAAACTCAAACTGCCGGGTATTCATCTGCGCGAAGAGTCGCGCCGCTACTATCCTGCCGGGCAGGTGACCTCCCATCTGATTGGCTTCACCAACATCGATGGCCAGGGCATTGAAGGCATCGAAAAGAGCTTTGATAAGTGGCTCACCGGCGCGCCGGGCGAAAGAACGGTGCGTAAAGATCGCTATGGCCGGGTCATTGAAGATATCTCTTCCGTGGACAGCCGCGCCGCCCACAACCTGACGCTCAGCATCGATGAGCGGCTCCAGGCGCTGGTCTACCGTGAACTCAACAACGCTGTCGCCTTTAACAAAGCGGAGTCGGGAACAGCGGTGCTGGTGGACGTGAACACCGGCGAAGTGCTGGCGATGGCCAACAGCCCGGCTTACAACCCGAACAACCTCAGCAACACGCCGAAAGATCTGATGCGCAACCGCGCGATCACCGACATCTTTGAGCCAGGCTCGACTGTGAAGCCGATGGTGGTGATGACGGCGCTGCAGCGTGGCGTGGTCAGAGAGAACAGCGTCCTGAATACCGTGCCGTACCGCGTCAATGGTCATGAGATCAAGGATGTGGCGCGCTACAACGAACTGACCCTGACAGGGGTTTTGCAGAAGTCGAGTAACGTCGGTGTTTCACGTCTGGCGTTAGCGATGCCCTCCTCAGCGCTGGTAGAAACTTACGCGCGCTTTGGCCTGGGTAAACCGACCAATTTGGGGTTGGTCGGGGAAAGCAGTGGCTTATACCCTAAAAAACAACGGTGGTCTGACATAGAGAGGGCCACCTTCTCTTTTGGCTACGGGCTAATGGTAACGCCGTTACAGTTAGCGCGGGTCTACGCAACGATTGGCAGCTATGGCATTAACCGTCCGCTGTCGATCACCAAAGTCGATCCCCCCGTCGCGGGTCAGCGCGTCTTCGATGAATCACTGGTTAAAACCGTGATGCATATGATGGAAAGCGTGGCGCTGCCCGGCGGCGGCGGCGTCAAAGCGGCCATCAAGGGCTACCGGATTGCGATAAAAACCGGTACGGCGAAAAAGGTCGGTCCGGACGGACGTTACGTCAATAAATACATTGCTTATACCGCAGGCGTGGCGCCTGCGAGTCATCCCCGATTCGCGCTGGTGGTGGTGATCAACGATCCACAGGCCGGCAAGTATTACGGCGGTGCGGTTTCCGCACCGGTGTTTGGTGCCATCATGGGCGGCGTACTGCGCACCATGAACATTGAGCCGGATGCGTTACCGACAAATGACAAGAACGAGCTGGTGACTAACAGAAGTGAGGAAACAAGTGACAGATCGTAA
- the murE gene encoding UDP-N-acetylmuramoyl-L-alanyl-D-glutamate--2,6-diaminopimelate ligase, giving the protein MTDRNLRDLLGPWVPGAPARPLRDMTLDSRLAASGDLFVAVAGHQVDGRRFIPQAIAQGVAAVVAEAEGEAADGEIREMHGVPVIYLAQLPQRLSALAGRFYQQPGEKQTLIGVTGTNGKTTTTQLLAQWAALLGETSAVMGTVGNGLVGHLSAAENTTGSAVDVQHLLHDLAEKGATLTAMEVSSHGLVQHRVAALPFAAAVFTNLSRDHLDYHGDMQGYESAKWLLFSEHQVGQAILNADDEVGRRWLARLPDAVAVTLEDNLQPGCRGRWLKADAVTYHDNGAHIRFSSSWGDGEIDSPLMGAFNVSNLMLALATLLSLDYPLTTLVSVASQLQPVNGRMEVFSAAGKPTVVVDYAHTPDALEKALEAARLHCKGKLWCLFGCGGDRDKGKRPLMGAIAEQYADVVVITDDNPRSEDPQAIVNDILTGLLDPGRARVVAGRAQAVTNTIMQAQPDDIVLVAGKGHEDYQIIGNHRLDYSDRATVAALLGGVA; this is encoded by the coding sequence GTGACAGATCGTAACCTGCGCGACTTACTCGGCCCCTGGGTGCCAGGCGCGCCGGCGCGCCCTTTGCGCGACATGACCCTGGACAGCCGCCTGGCGGCTTCTGGCGATCTGTTTGTCGCGGTTGCAGGCCACCAGGTCGACGGACGCCGTTTTATTCCACAGGCGATCGCGCAGGGCGTGGCGGCGGTGGTGGCGGAAGCCGAGGGTGAAGCGGCTGACGGCGAGATCCGTGAAATGCACGGGGTGCCGGTCATCTATCTGGCCCAGCTGCCTCAGCGTCTGTCGGCGCTGGCAGGCCGCTTTTATCAGCAGCCGGGCGAAAAGCAGACGCTGATTGGTGTCACCGGCACCAACGGTAAAACCACGACCACACAGCTGCTGGCGCAGTGGGCAGCGCTGCTGGGTGAAACCAGCGCGGTCATGGGCACCGTCGGCAATGGGCTGGTCGGTCACTTATCGGCGGCGGAAAACACCACCGGTTCGGCGGTCGATGTTCAGCATCTGCTGCACGATCTGGCCGAAAAAGGGGCGACCCTGACCGCGATGGAAGTCTCGTCGCACGGCCTGGTGCAGCATCGCGTGGCGGCGCTGCCGTTTGCCGCCGCGGTCTTTACCAATCTCAGCCGCGATCATCTCGATTATCACGGCGATATGCAGGGCTACGAGTCAGCCAAGTGGCTGCTGTTTTCTGAACACCAGGTCGGCCAGGCGATCCTGAACGCGGATGATGAGGTCGGCCGTCGCTGGCTGGCGCGCCTGCCTGATGCCGTCGCCGTAACGCTGGAAGATAACCTGCAGCCGGGCTGCCGGGGCCGCTGGCTGAAAGCCGATGCGGTGACCTATCACGACAACGGTGCGCACATCCGCTTCAGCTCCAGCTGGGGCGATGGCGAGATCGACAGCCCGCTGATGGGCGCCTTCAACGTCAGCAACCTGATGCTGGCGCTGGCAACGCTGCTGTCGCTGGATTATCCGCTGACCACGCTGGTCAGTGTGGCTTCGCAGCTGCAGCCGGTCAACGGGCGCATGGAAGTCTTCAGCGCCGCAGGAAAACCCACGGTGGTGGTGGATTATGCCCACACACCGGATGCGCTGGAAAAGGCGCTGGAAGCGGCCCGCCTGCACTGCAAAGGCAAACTCTGGTGCCTGTTTGGCTGTGGCGGCGATCGCGACAAAGGCAAACGTCCTCTGATGGGCGCGATCGCTGAGCAGTATGCGGATGTCGTGGTCATTACGGATGACAACCCGCGCAGCGAAGATCCTCAGGCGATTGTAAACGACATTCTGACCGGATTGCTGGACCCCGGCCGCGCACGCGTGGTCGCCGGCCGTGCGCAGGCGGTCACTAACACCATTATGCAGGCGCAGCCCGACGATATCGTGCTGGTGGCTGGCAAAGGCCATGAAGATTATCAGATCATCGGTAATCACCGTCTCGACTATTCCGATCGTGCCACCGTTGCGGCACTGCTGGGAGGCGTAGCATGA
- the murF gene encoding UDP-N-acetylmuramoyl-tripeptide--D-alanyl-D-alanine ligase has translation MIPVSLQTLAQITGGTLHGSDLTLNEVTTDTRRVTAGSLFVALVGERFDAHDFAADAIASGAQALLVSKHLPVAVPQVVVADTRLAFGRLGAWVRQQSTARVVALTGSSGKTSVKEMTAAILRQCGETLYTAGNLNNDYGVPMTLLRLTAEHQYAVIELGANHQGEIAYTTDLVKPESALVNNLAAAHLEGFGSLEGVAKAKGEIFQGLPAQGIAILNAESNDWPNWQRTLQDKTVWRFSPQAAECDFSAHDIRIAQDGTHFVMKTPRGTIDIVLPLPGRHNIANALAAAALALSVDAPLSAVQQGLRNLQSVPGRLFPVRLSANQLLLDDSYNANVGSMTAAAQVLSEMPGYRVLVAGDMAELGDETEKCHREVGEAARDAGIDRVLTTGRFSHFIGESSGVGEHFSDKTALTERLRQLLSEHSEITVLIKGSRSAAMEQVVQSLKEKGTC, from the coding sequence ATGATCCCGGTTTCATTACAGACGCTGGCGCAGATCACCGGCGGCACGCTGCACGGCAGCGATCTGACGCTGAATGAGGTGACCACTGACACCCGCCGCGTGACCGCAGGCAGCCTGTTTGTGGCGCTGGTCGGCGAACGCTTTGATGCTCACGACTTCGCCGCCGATGCGATTGCCAGTGGCGCGCAGGCGCTGCTGGTGAGTAAGCATTTACCTGTCGCTGTGCCGCAGGTCGTGGTTGCGGATACCCGCCTCGCCTTTGGCAGACTGGGCGCGTGGGTGCGTCAGCAGTCCACCGCGCGCGTGGTGGCACTGACCGGCTCCTCCGGCAAGACCTCAGTTAAAGAGATGACGGCCGCGATTCTGCGTCAGTGCGGCGAAACGCTCTACACGGCGGGCAACCTGAACAACGATTATGGCGTGCCGATGACGCTGCTGCGGCTGACCGCAGAGCATCAGTATGCGGTGATCGAACTGGGTGCGAATCATCAGGGCGAAATCGCCTACACCACCGATCTGGTGAAGCCGGAAAGCGCGCTGGTAAACAACCTGGCCGCTGCCCATCTGGAAGGTTTTGGTTCACTGGAAGGTGTTGCCAAAGCCAAAGGCGAGATTTTTCAGGGCTTACCGGCTCAGGGGATCGCCATTCTGAATGCCGAAAGCAATGACTGGCCCAACTGGCAGCGCACACTGCAGGATAAAACAGTGTGGCGCTTCTCGCCGCAGGCGGCAGAGTGTGATTTTTCCGCCCACGATATCCGCATCGCGCAGGATGGCACCCATTTCGTGATGAAGACGCCGCGCGGCACGATCGACATCGTGCTGCCGCTGCCGGGACGTCACAACATCGCTAACGCCCTGGCGGCCGCGGCGCTGGCGCTGTCGGTGGACGCTCCGCTCAGCGCCGTTCAGCAGGGACTCAGAAACCTGCAGTCGGTGCCGGGTCGCCTGTTCCCGGTTCGCCTCTCTGCGAATCAGTTGCTGCTGGATGACAGCTACAACGCCAACGTCGGGTCGATGACCGCCGCCGCGCAGGTGCTCTCAGAGATGCCAGGCTACCGGGTGCTGGTCGCGGGTGACATGGCGGAACTGGGCGACGAAACAGAAAAATGTCACCGCGAAGTCGGAGAAGCGGCGCGTGATGCCGGTATCGATCGCGTACTGACCACCGGCAGATTCAGCCATTTTATCGGCGAAAGCAGCGGAGTTGGCGAACATTTCAGCGATAAGACGGCGCTGACTGAACGTTTGCGTCAGTTGTTGTCCGAACACTCAGAAATTACAGTCTTGATAAAAGGTTCACGTAGTGCCGCCATGGAGCAGGTAGTACAGAGCTTAAAGGAGAAAGGAACATGTTAG
- the mraY gene encoding phospho-N-acetylmuramoyl-pentapeptide-transferase gives MLVWLAEHLVAFYSGFNVFSYLTFRAIVSLLTALFLSLWMGPRLIAWLQKLQIGQVVRNDGPESHFSKRGTPTMGGIMILTSITVSVLMWAYPSNPYVWCVLFVLIGFGIIGFVDDYRKVVRKDTKGLIARWKYFWMSVISLGVAFGLYAAGKDTPATQLVVPFFKDIMPQLGLFYVLLAYFVIVGTGNAVNLTDGLDGLAIMPTVFVAAGFALVAWATGNVKFAEYLHIPYLRHAGELVIVCTAIVGAGLGFLWFNTYPAQVFMGDVGSLALGGALGTIAVLLRQEFLLVIMGGVFVVETLSVILQVGSFKLRGQRIFRMAPIHHHYELKGWPEPRVIVRFWIISLMLVLIGLATLKVR, from the coding sequence ATGTTAGTCTGGCTGGCCGAGCATCTGGTCGCTTTTTATTCCGGCTTTAACGTCTTTTCGTATCTGACGTTTCGCGCCATCGTCAGCCTGCTGACCGCGTTATTTCTCTCGCTCTGGATGGGACCGCGCCTGATCGCCTGGCTGCAGAAATTACAGATTGGCCAGGTTGTCCGTAACGATGGCCCGGAGTCACACTTCAGCAAGCGCGGCACGCCTACGATGGGCGGCATTATGATCCTGACCTCCATCACCGTCTCCGTGCTGATGTGGGCCTATCCCTCTAATCCGTACGTCTGGTGTGTGCTGTTCGTCCTGATTGGCTTCGGCATCATCGGCTTTGTCGATGACTACCGCAAAGTCGTGCGCAAAGACACCAAAGGCCTGATCGCCCGCTGGAAATATTTCTGGATGTCAGTGATCTCGCTGGGCGTGGCCTTCGGACTCTATGCGGCGGGCAAAGATACACCCGCGACCCAGCTGGTGGTGCCTTTCTTTAAAGACATCATGCCGCAGCTGGGCCTGTTCTATGTGCTGCTGGCCTACTTTGTAATTGTCGGCACCGGTAACGCGGTCAACCTGACCGATGGCCTGGATGGTCTGGCTATCATGCCAACCGTATTTGTCGCGGCGGGCTTTGCGCTGGTCGCCTGGGCCACCGGTAACGTCAAATTTGCGGAGTACCTGCACATCCCTTATCTGCGTCACGCGGGTGAACTGGTGATCGTCTGTACTGCCATCGTTGGGGCAGGGCTGGGCTTCCTCTGGTTTAACACCTATCCGGCTCAGGTCTTTATGGGCGACGTCGGCTCGCTGGCGCTGGGCGGCGCACTGGGCACCATCGCCGTACTGCTGCGTCAGGAATTTTTGCTGGTGATCATGGGCGGCGTGTTTGTGGTTGAAACGCTGTCGGTGATCCTGCAGGTGGGATCGTTCAAGTTACGCGGCCAGCGTATTTTCCGCATGGCGCCGATCCATCACCACTATGAACTCAAGGGCTGGCCGGAACCGCGCGTGATTGTGCGCTTCTGGATCATTTCGCTAATGCTGGTGCTGATTGGCCTGGCCACGCTGAAGGTGCGTTAA
- the murD gene encoding UDP-N-acetylmuramoyl-L-alanine--D-glutamate ligase, which yields MADYQGRKVVIIGLGLTGLSCVDFFLAQGVTPRVMDTRVSPPGLEKLPGQVERHLGGLNGDWLLAADLIVASPGIALAHPVLSEAADAGIEIVGDIELFCREAQAPIVAITGSNGKSTVTTLVGEMAKAAGWQVGVGGNIGLPALSLLQTPAQLYVLELSSFQLETTSSLKAAAATVLNVSEDHMDRYPLGMQQYRAAKLRIYENARTCVVNADDALTMPVRGADNRCISFGIDFGDYHLNKQQGSIWLRVKGEKVLNTAEMKMVGQHNYANALAALALADAVGLPRASSLAALTQFSGLAHRFQLVHEHQGVRWINDSKATNVGSTEAALNGLQVEGTLWLLMGGDGKSADFSPLLPWLQGDHIRLYCFGRDGDALAALRPEIAVRTETLRQAMEQIAPQVRSGDMVLLSPACASLDQFRNFEQRGEQFAQLAKELS from the coding sequence ATGGCTGACTATCAGGGTAGAAAAGTCGTCATCATCGGGCTGGGCCTGACCGGGCTCTCCTGTGTTGATTTCTTTTTAGCGCAGGGCGTAACGCCTCGCGTGATGGACACCCGTGTCTCGCCGCCGGGGCTGGAAAAACTGCCCGGCCAGGTTGAACGTCATCTGGGCGGACTCAACGGCGACTGGCTGCTGGCCGCCGACCTGATTGTGGCCAGCCCGGGTATCGCGCTGGCGCACCCGGTGCTCAGTGAAGCGGCAGACGCCGGTATCGAAATCGTCGGTGACATTGAGCTGTTCTGCCGCGAGGCGCAGGCCCCGATCGTGGCGATTACCGGCTCTAACGGCAAAAGCACCGTCACCACGCTGGTCGGCGAGATGGCAAAAGCGGCGGGCTGGCAGGTGGGCGTCGGCGGCAATATCGGCCTGCCTGCGCTGAGCCTGCTGCAGACTCCGGCACAGCTCTATGTGCTGGAACTCTCCAGTTTTCAGCTGGAGACCACCAGCAGCCTCAAAGCGGCGGCGGCCACCGTGCTGAACGTCAGCGAAGATCATATGGATCGTTATCCGCTGGGCATGCAGCAGTATCGCGCGGCCAAACTGCGGATCTACGAGAACGCCCGAACCTGCGTCGTTAACGCCGATGATGCGCTGACGATGCCGGTGCGCGGCGCAGATAACCGCTGCATCAGCTTCGGTATCGACTTTGGCGACTACCACCTTAACAAGCAGCAGGGCAGTATCTGGCTGCGGGTGAAGGGCGAGAAAGTGCTGAACACGGCCGAAATGAAGATGGTGGGACAGCACAACTACGCGAACGCGCTGGCGGCGCTGGCGCTGGCCGATGCGGTCGGTCTGCCTCGCGCCTCCAGTCTGGCTGCCCTGACGCAGTTCAGCGGCCTGGCGCACCGTTTTCAGCTGGTCCATGAACATCAGGGCGTGCGCTGGATTAACGACTCCAAAGCCACCAACGTCGGCAGCACCGAAGCGGCGCTGAACGGCCTGCAGGTAGAGGGAACTCTGTGGCTGCTGATGGGCGGGGACGGAAAGTCTGCCGACTTCTCGCCGCTGCTTCCCTGGCTGCAGGGCGACCATATCCGCCTCTACTGCTTTGGCCGCGATGGTGATGCGCTGGCGGCACTGCGTCCGGAGATTGCTGTGCGCACGGAGACGCTGCGTCAGGCGATGGAGCAGATTGCGCCACAGGTCCGGTCTGGCGACATGGTGCTGCTGTCGCCCGCCTGCGCCAGCCTTGACCAGTTCCGTAACTTTGAGCAGCGCGGTGAGCAGTTCGCGCAACTGGCGAAGGAGCTGAGCTGA